One Cucurbita pepo subsp. pepo cultivar mu-cu-16 unplaced genomic scaffold, ASM280686v2 Cp4.1_scaffold000435, whole genome shotgun sequence genomic region harbors:
- the LOC111785292 gene encoding zinc finger A20 and AN1 domain-containing stress-associated protein 5-like produces MRPIFYLKSRPLFHPFILPLLASSSFDKSSKSIQQLFFLILCCCCFSCVNLTESQIGDMAQRTEKEETELKVPETITLCVNNCGFTGNPTTNNMCQKCFNATTATTATASSSSSNTGISVPRKLSGEKSSRSRSRSPVLMDSVRDSSRNMSVDRFKSEESAKRQVNRCSGCRKRVGLTGFRCRCGELFCAEHRYSDRHDCSFDYKAAGRDAIARENPVVKAPKIVRV; encoded by the coding sequence ATGAGGCCCATATTCTATCTCAAATCGCGGCCCCTTTTCCATCCCTTCATATTACCGCTCCTCGCTTCCTCCTCCTTCGACAAATCCTCAAAATCCATCCAACAATTGTTCTTCTTAattctttgttgttgttgtttttcttgtgTAAATCTTACGGAGAGTCAGATCGGAGACATGGCTCAGAGGACGGAGAAGGAGGAGACGGAGTTGAAGGTACCGGAGACTATCACGTTGTGCGTCAACAACTGCGGATTCACCGGTAATCCGACCACCAATAACATGTGCCAGAAGTGCTTTAACGCCACCACGGCCACGACGGCTACGgcgtcgtcgtcgtcttcgAATACTGGAATATCGGTGCCTCGGAAGTTGTCCGGTGAGAAAAGTTCGAGATCTAGATCTCGATCGCCTGTGCTAATGGATTCCGTTCGCGACAGTAGCAGGAATATGTCCGTGGATCGGTTCAAATCTGAGGAATCTGCCAAGCGTCAGGTGAATCGATGCTCCGGATGCAGAAAGAGAGTCGGATTGACCGGTTTTCGATGCCGATGTGGGGAGCTGTTTTGCGCTGAACACCGGTACTCCGATCGTCATGACTGCAGCTTCGATTACAAAGCCGCTGGTCGCGACGCGATTGCAAGGGAAAATCCAGTCGTTAAAGCGCCGAAGATCGTTAGAGTCTGA